Proteins from one Hoplias malabaricus isolate fHopMal1 chromosome 2, fHopMal1.hap1, whole genome shotgun sequence genomic window:
- the trappc5 gene encoding trafficking protein particle complex subunit 5 — protein METRFTRGKSSILERSLTRPKTEVSVSAFALLFSEMVQYCQSRVYSVSELQGRLADMGQGVGASLLDVLVMREKNGKRETKVLNILLFIKVNVWKALFGKEADKLEQANDDDKTYYIIEKEPLINAYISVPKENSTLNCAAFTGGIVEAILTHSGFPAKVTVHWHKGTTLMIKFDEAVIARDKALDGR, from the exons ATGGAGACTCGCTTCACTAGAGGAAAGTCCTCAATACTGGAGCGCTCTCTGACCAGGCCCAAGACGGAGGTCAGCGTGAGCGCCTTCGCTCTGCTCTTCTCAGAAATGGTTCAGTACTGTCAGAGCCGGGTTTACTCTGTGTCCGAGCTGCAGGGCCGCTTGGCCGACATGGGGCAAGGCGTTGGGGCCAGTCTGCTGGATGTCCTGGTGATGAGGGAAAAAAATGGCAAACGAGAGACCAAAGTGCTGAACATACTGCTCTTCATCAAG GTAAATGTATGGAAAGCCCTTTTTGGCAAAGAAGCTGATAAACTGGAACAGGCCAACGATGATGACAAGACCTACTACATCATAGAAAAAGAGCCACTGATTAATGCATACATATCTGTCCCAAAAGAGAACAGCACTCTGAATTGTGCAGCTTTTACTGGAGGCATTGTGGAAGCCATTTTGACACACAGTGGATTCCCAGCTAAAGTAACTGTCCACTGGCATAAAGGGACCACACTCATGATTAAGTTTGATGAGGCAGTTATTGCTCGAGATAAGGCTCTGGATGGTAGATAA